A stretch of the Kushneria konosiri genome encodes the following:
- a CDS encoding CTP synthase produces the protein MTTRYIFVTGGVVSSLGKGIAAASLAAILEARGLKVTILKLDPYINVDPGTMSPFQHGEVFVTEDGAETDLDLGHYERFIRSRMTQANNFTTGRVYEHVLRKERRGDYLGGTVQVIPHITDEIKRRVKAGAEGYDVALVEIGGTVGDIESLPFLEAIRQLRSEVGSSHALFMHLTLVPYIKTAGETKTKPTQHSVKELRSIGIQPDILLCRSEVELEASERRKIALFTNVDERAVIPMQDADTIYRIPLMLHDHELDDIVCDKLRLDPPAADLSEWVRVLDAKLNPLKTINIAMVGKYMELLDAYKSLNESLMHAGIQTRVKVNIDYIDSETIEREGVERLEGKDAILVPGGFGSRGVEGKIATARYARENGIPYLGICLGMQVAVIEFARHKAGWRDANSTEFTHDTRHPVVGLITEWITPEGRIETRDESSDLGGTMRLGGQSCVLAEGSKAREIYGSDTIVERHRHRYEINDQFVADLEAAGMVFSGRSVDQSLVEMVELPDHPWYVACQFHPEFTSTPRDGHPLFTGFVNAALAHRAARAHKAGNRDQQERDDDRH, from the coding sequence ATGACGACGCGATATATTTTCGTGACCGGTGGCGTTGTGTCTTCTCTTGGTAAAGGCATCGCTGCAGCTTCTCTGGCCGCTATTCTGGAAGCCCGTGGCCTGAAGGTCACGATTCTCAAGCTCGACCCCTATATCAACGTCGATCCGGGCACCATGAGCCCCTTTCAGCACGGTGAAGTCTTTGTCACCGAGGATGGCGCCGAGACCGATCTTGACCTCGGACACTACGAGCGTTTCATTCGCTCGCGCATGACCCAGGCCAATAACTTCACCACCGGCCGCGTCTATGAGCACGTGCTGCGCAAGGAGCGTCGTGGTGATTACCTGGGCGGCACCGTTCAGGTCATTCCGCATATTACCGACGAGATCAAGCGGCGTGTGAAGGCCGGCGCTGAAGGCTACGATGTGGCGCTCGTCGAGATTGGCGGCACCGTGGGTGACATCGAATCCCTGCCGTTTCTGGAAGCCATTCGCCAGCTGCGCAGTGAAGTCGGCTCCAGTCACGCACTGTTCATGCACCTGACGCTGGTGCCCTATATCAAGACGGCCGGCGAGACCAAAACCAAGCCGACCCAGCACAGCGTCAAGGAACTGCGCTCCATCGGCATCCAGCCCGATATTCTGCTGTGTCGCAGCGAAGTCGAGCTTGAAGCCAGTGAGCGTCGCAAGATTGCCCTGTTCACCAACGTGGATGAGCGCGCCGTCATTCCGATGCAGGATGCCGATACCATCTATCGCATTCCGCTGATGCTGCACGATCATGAGCTTGACGACATCGTCTGCGACAAGCTGCGTCTTGATCCGCCAGCGGCGGATCTGAGCGAATGGGTTCGAGTGCTTGATGCCAAGCTCAACCCGCTCAAGACCATCAATATTGCGATGGTCGGCAAATATATGGAGCTGCTTGACGCTTACAAGTCGCTCAACGAATCGCTGATGCATGCCGGCATTCAGACCCGCGTGAAGGTCAATATTGACTATATCGACTCCGAAACCATCGAGCGTGAAGGCGTTGAGCGTCTTGAGGGCAAGGATGCGATTCTGGTGCCGGGTGGTTTCGGCTCGCGCGGTGTGGAAGGCAAGATTGCCACTGCGCGCTACGCTCGTGAAAACGGTATTCCCTATCTGGGCATCTGTCTGGGCATGCAGGTAGCGGTCATCGAGTTTGCTCGTCACAAGGCCGGCTGGCGCGATGCCAACTCCACCGAGTTTACTCACGACACCCGCCATCCCGTGGTCGGTCTGATCACCGAGTGGATCACGCCGGAAGGGCGGATCGAGACCCGCGACGAGTCTTCCGATCTGGGCGGCACCATGCGACTGGGCGGGCAGAGCTGTGTGCTGGCGGAAGGGTCAAAGGCGCGCGAGATCTATGGCAGCGACACGATCGTCGAGCGTCATCGCCATCGCTATGAGATCAACGATCAGTTCGTGGCCGATCTGGAAGCCGCCGGCATGGTCTTCTCCGGCCGCAGCGTGGATCAGTCGCTGGTGGAAATGGTCGAGCTGCCGGATCATCCCTGGTATGTCGCCTGCCAGTTCCATCCCGAATTCACCTCGACCCCGCGCGATGGGCATCCGCTCTTCACCGGTTTTGTCAACGCCGCGCTGGCGCATCGCGCCGCACGAGCACACAAGGCCGGCAATCGCGATCAGCAGGAGCGTGACGATGACAGGCACTGA
- the eno gene encoding phosphopyruvate hydratase, with translation MAEIVDIHGLEVLDSRGNPTVMATVTLAGGIREQAYAPSGASTGSREALELRDGDKSRYLGKGVKKAVEAVNTVIRERLKGMDASDQRALDQAMLELDGTDNKGNLGANAILAVSLAAARAAATEKGMPLYEHIAELYGTPGQFSMPLPMMNIMNGGEHADNNIDIQEFMVQPVGAKSFAEGLRMGAEIFHALKKVLSGRGQSTAVGDEGGFAPNLESNADALSAIKQAVSDAGYQLGSDVTLALDCAASEFYKDGQYTLSGENKSFTSESFADYLAELVDQYPIVSIEDGLDESDWDGWKALTDKLGDRVQLVGDDLFVTNTRIFREGIEKGIGNSILIKFNQIGSLTETLDAIKMARDAGYTAVISHRSGETEDTTIADLAVGTCAGQIKTGSLSRSDRVAKYNRLLVIEDQLAGKAPYKGLSEVKGQS, from the coding sequence ATGGCCGAGATTGTTGATATTCATGGACTCGAAGTGCTCGATTCACGCGGTAACCCCACCGTCATGGCGACAGTGACGCTGGCTGGCGGTATCCGCGAGCAGGCCTATGCGCCGTCGGGTGCGTCTACCGGTTCGCGTGAAGCACTGGAGCTGCGCGACGGCGACAAGTCACGCTATCTGGGCAAGGGTGTCAAAAAGGCCGTGGAAGCCGTCAATACGGTAATCCGTGAGCGCCTCAAGGGCATGGACGCCAGCGATCAGCGCGCGCTGGATCAGGCCATGCTGGAGCTTGACGGCACCGACAACAAGGGCAATCTGGGCGCCAATGCCATTCTCGCCGTTTCATTGGCTGCAGCGCGCGCGGCAGCAACCGAGAAGGGCATGCCGCTTTATGAGCACATTGCCGAACTCTATGGCACGCCGGGTCAGTTCAGCATGCCGCTGCCGATGATGAATATCATGAATGGCGGTGAGCACGCCGATAACAATATCGATATTCAGGAGTTCATGGTCCAGCCGGTCGGCGCCAAGAGCTTTGCCGAAGGCCTGCGCATGGGCGCTGAAATTTTCCACGCCCTGAAAAAGGTGCTCTCCGGTCGCGGACAGTCTACCGCGGTAGGTGATGAAGGTGGCTTCGCACCGAATCTGGAATCCAACGCAGACGCTTTGAGTGCCATTAAGCAGGCGGTCAGCGATGCCGGCTATCAGCTGGGCAGCGACGTCACGCTGGCACTCGACTGCGCGGCTTCCGAGTTCTACAAGGATGGTCAGTACACGCTTTCCGGTGAAAACAAGAGCTTCACCAGCGAAAGCTTTGCCGATTATCTGGCCGAGCTGGTCGATCAGTACCCCATTGTTTCCATTGAGGATGGACTGGACGAGTCGGACTGGGACGGCTGGAAAGCGCTGACCGACAAGCTGGGTGATCGTGTACAGCTGGTCGGCGATGATCTGTTCGTGACCAATACGCGTATCTTCCGTGAAGGCATCGAAAAGGGCATTGGTAATTCGATTCTGATCAAGTTCAACCAGATTGGTTCGCTGACCGAGACGCTTGATGCGATCAAGATGGCACGCGATGCCGGCTACACCGCTGTGATCTCTCATCGTAGTGGCGAGACGGAAGACACCACCATCGCGGATCTGGCCGTAGGCACCTGTGCCGGGCAGATCAAGACCGGCTCCCTGTCACGCAGCGACCGTGTTGCCAAATACAACCGTCTGCTGGTGATCGAAGATCAGCTGGCCGGCAAGGCACCCTACAAGGGGCTGTCAGAAGTGAAGGGTCAATCCTGA
- the fdxA gene encoding ferredoxin FdxA, producing the protein MTFVVTENCIQCKYTDCVEVCPVDCFYEGPNFLVIHPDECIDCALCEPECPAEAIFSEDELPEGQEKFIEINADLAEQWPNINERSDPPADADEWNGVPGKIDKLVR; encoded by the coding sequence ATGACCTTTGTCGTCACCGAGAACTGCATTCAATGTAAATACACGGACTGCGTGGAAGTCTGCCCGGTTGACTGCTTCTATGAAGGTCCCAATTTTCTGGTCATTCATCCAGACGAATGCATTGACTGTGCCCTGTGCGAACCGGAATGTCCGGCCGAGGCCATTTTTTCGGAAGACGAACTGCCCGAAGGGCAGGAAAAGTTTATCGAGATCAACGCCGATCTCGCCGAGCAGTGGCCCAACATCAACGAGCGCAGCGATCCGCCGGCCGATGCCGACGAGTGGAACGGTGTTCCCGGCAAGATCGACAAGCTGGTGCGCTGA
- the kdsA gene encoding 3-deoxy-8-phosphooctulonate synthase, translating into MTGTDTLQKTVAIGDISTGNQQPLTLFGGMNVLESRDMAIEVAHAWVEATKALGIPYVFKASFDKANRSSIHSYRGPGLDEGLKILDEIKSRFNVPVLTDVHEPNQARAVADVCDVIQLPAFLARQTDLVVAMAKTGAVVNIKKPQFIAPHEMRHIITKFEEAGNDRLILCERGSSFGYNNLVVDMLGFGEMKKTGYPVFFDVTHSLQQPGGRADSAGGRRQQVVELARSGVATGIAGLFVEAHPDPDNARCDGPCALPLDRLTPFLEQIKMLDGVVKHFDPIDIR; encoded by the coding sequence ATGACAGGCACTGATACCTTGCAGAAAACCGTTGCCATCGGTGATATTTCGACCGGCAATCAGCAGCCGCTGACGCTTTTTGGCGGCATGAATGTGCTTGAGTCACGGGACATGGCCATCGAGGTGGCCCATGCCTGGGTCGAGGCGACGAAGGCGCTGGGCATTCCCTATGTGTTCAAGGCCAGTTTCGACAAGGCCAACCGCAGCTCGATCCACTCCTATCGTGGGCCGGGCCTCGATGAAGGGCTGAAAATTCTCGATGAGATCAAAAGCCGCTTCAACGTGCCGGTATTGACGGATGTGCATGAGCCGAACCAGGCGCGCGCCGTGGCCGATGTTTGTGACGTCATTCAGCTGCCGGCCTTTCTGGCCCGCCAGACCGATCTGGTGGTGGCGATGGCGAAAACCGGCGCGGTGGTCAACATCAAGAAGCCGCAGTTCATTGCCCCGCACGAGATGCGCCACATCATCACCAAATTCGAGGAGGCCGGTAACGATCGGCTGATCCTGTGTGAGCGCGGCTCGAGCTTTGGCTATAACAACCTGGTGGTCGACATGCTTGGCTTTGGCGAGATGAAAAAAACCGGCTACCCGGTCTTTTTCGATGTCACCCATTCGCTGCAGCAGCCCGGCGGGCGTGCCGACAGCGCTGGCGGGCGTCGCCAGCAGGTGGTCGAGCTGGCCCGCTCCGGGGTGGCCACCGGCATCGCCGGCCTGTTCGTCGAGGCGCATCCAGACCCCGACAACGCCCGCTGCGATGGCCCCTGTGCGCTGCCGCTGGATCGACTGACGCCTTTTCTTGAGCAGATCAAAATGCTCGATGGGGTGGTCAAGCATTTCGATCCCATCGATATTCGCTAG
- the mutS gene encoding DNA mismatch repair protein MutS, with protein sequence MMAQYFRIKREHPDVLLFYRMGDFYELFHDDARRAASLLDITLTARGTSNGAPIPMAGVPYHSAEGYLARLVRMGESVAICEQIGDPATAKGPVERRVVRIVTPGTLHDEALLDERRDNLVAALHGDNDHWGLAWLELSSGRFSVLEVEGEGDMLAELHRLDPAELLVMESLRLPARLEERPGLRRQSDWHFDLETSRRLLCDQLQVQNLSGFGCDHLTRALTAGGVLIDYVRDTQRTALPHITAIGVENRDESVVIDAASRRNLEIDQNMAGGQDNTLASVLDTTATAMGARLLRRWLNRPLRDRDQINARQQGVRLLGEEDHVEAFNAILRGIGDVERILARVALLSARPRDLARLRDALNALPALAERLEGIARGSALDDLSRHIVPYPELADTLTRALIDSPPVVIRDGGVIREGFDEELDEFRALQENAGDYLVQLETRERERTGLSGLKVGYNRVHGYYIEIPRAQAREVPADYIRRQTLKNAERFIIPELKTFEDKALSARTRALAREKLLYDGLLEALNAELTALTRTAQALATLDVLHAFAERAQTLSLVCPTLREAPGMTIRDGRHPVVEHVSSHPFVPNDLHFDDVTRMLVITGPNMGGKSTFMRQNALIALLAHTGCFVPASHAEIGPIDRIFTRIGSSDDLAGGRSTFMVEMTETASILHNATDQSLVLMDEIGRGTSTFDGLSLAWAAAEHLTGTRAFTLFATHYFEMTGLPEQAEGVANVHLNATEHNDGIVFMHRVEPGPASQSYGLQVAQLAGVPRAVIARAREKLLMLEAQDSEHPVAPHQAPAPRQNDLFASTPHPVVEALSQLDLDALSPRQAQEWLYQWREKIKQDS encoded by the coding sequence CAGAAGGCTATCTGGCCCGGCTGGTGCGCATGGGCGAATCTGTCGCCATCTGTGAGCAGATCGGCGACCCGGCGACCGCCAAGGGGCCGGTCGAGCGTCGGGTCGTACGGATTGTTACCCCCGGCACGCTGCACGATGAAGCGCTGCTTGACGAGCGCCGTGACAACCTGGTTGCAGCACTTCATGGCGATAATGACCACTGGGGACTGGCTTGGCTCGAGCTCTCCAGCGGGCGCTTCAGTGTGTTGGAAGTCGAAGGCGAAGGCGACATGCTCGCCGAACTGCACCGGCTTGATCCTGCCGAGCTTCTGGTCATGGAAAGCCTGCGCCTGCCCGCACGTCTGGAAGAACGCCCCGGTCTGCGGCGCCAGAGCGACTGGCACTTTGATCTGGAAACCTCCCGGCGTCTTCTGTGCGATCAGCTGCAGGTACAAAACCTTTCCGGCTTTGGCTGCGACCACCTGACCCGGGCACTGACGGCCGGCGGTGTACTGATCGATTATGTACGCGATACTCAGCGCACCGCCCTGCCCCACATCACCGCCATCGGCGTTGAAAACCGCGATGAATCGGTGGTGATCGACGCCGCCAGCCGACGCAATCTGGAAATTGACCAGAACATGGCGGGCGGTCAGGACAACACTCTGGCCTCGGTGCTGGATACCACAGCCACGGCGATGGGCGCGCGCCTTTTAAGGCGGTGGCTCAACCGCCCCCTGCGCGACCGGGATCAGATCAACGCCCGACAGCAGGGTGTGCGGCTTCTGGGCGAAGAGGACCATGTCGAAGCTTTCAACGCTATCCTCCGCGGTATCGGCGACGTGGAACGCATTCTGGCACGCGTGGCCCTGCTCAGCGCTCGCCCGCGTGATCTTGCCCGACTGCGTGATGCCCTCAATGCCTTGCCGGCGCTGGCAGAGCGGCTGGAAGGCATTGCCCGGGGCAGTGCGCTGGATGATCTTTCCCGCCACATCGTTCCCTATCCCGAGCTTGCCGACACGCTGACCCGGGCATTGATCGACAGCCCACCGGTCGTGATTCGCGACGGCGGTGTCATTCGTGAAGGCTTTGATGAGGAACTCGACGAATTCAGGGCACTGCAGGAGAACGCCGGCGACTATCTGGTCCAGCTGGAAACACGCGAACGTGAGCGCACCGGCCTTTCAGGACTCAAGGTGGGCTACAACCGCGTCCACGGCTACTACATCGAGATTCCGCGCGCTCAGGCACGTGAAGTCCCTGCAGACTACATCCGGCGCCAGACACTCAAAAACGCCGAGCGTTTCATCATTCCCGAACTCAAGACCTTTGAGGACAAGGCGCTCTCGGCCCGCACCCGAGCACTGGCGCGCGAAAAGCTGCTGTACGACGGCCTGCTCGAGGCCCTCAATGCCGAGCTGACTGCGCTGACCCGGACTGCCCAGGCACTGGCCACGCTGGATGTACTACACGCTTTTGCCGAACGCGCGCAGACGCTGTCGCTGGTCTGCCCGACGCTGCGTGAGGCGCCCGGCATGACCATTCGTGACGGCCGGCATCCAGTGGTCGAGCATGTCTCGAGCCACCCCTTTGTGCCCAACGATCTGCATTTTGACGATGTTACCCGCATGCTCGTGATTACCGGACCCAACATGGGCGGTAAATCGACCTTCATGCGTCAGAACGCGCTGATCGCCCTGCTGGCGCATACCGGATGTTTCGTGCCGGCAAGCCATGCCGAAATCGGCCCGATTGATCGTATCTTTACGCGTATCGGCTCCTCGGACGATCTGGCTGGCGGCCGTTCGACCTTCATGGTCGAAATGACCGAAACGGCCAGCATCCTGCATAACGCTACCGACCAGAGTCTGGTGCTGATGGACGAGATCGGCCGCGGCACCAGCACCTTTGACGGGCTATCGCTGGCCTGGGCGGCCGCCGAGCATCTGACCGGTACGCGCGCCTTCACACTGTTTGCCACGCACTACTTCGAGATGACCGGTCTACCCGAGCAGGCAGAAGGTGTCGCCAATGTGCATCTCAATGCCACCGAGCATAACGACGGCATCGTCTTCATGCATCGGGTCGAGCCAGGCCCGGCCAGTCAGAGCTACGGCCTGCAGGTGGCGCAACTGGCAGGGGTGCCCCGCGCCGTGATTGCCCGCGCCCGCGAAAAGCTTCTCATGCTGGAGGCTCAGGACAGCGAGCACCCGGTCGCCCCGCATCAGGCGCCGGCACCAAGGCAGAATGATCTTTTTGCCAGCACGCCGCACCCGGTGGTTGAGGCACTCTCGCAGCTGGATCTGGACGCCCTGTCACCGCGCCAGGCCCAGGAGTGGCTCTATCAGTGGCGCGAGAAGATAAAACAGGACTCGTAA